The following DNA comes from Meles meles chromosome 8, mMelMel3.1 paternal haplotype, whole genome shotgun sequence.
TAATGCAAGCGTTAGATCGGCTTAGGGCATGCTGTGGTGTGTTGGAGGAAGCTCTGTAGGCTCAAGTCCTCTTTTCGCCACAGATCTTAACCACTTGCTTAAGCCCTTTGGACTAATTCTTTGGTTAAATAATGGTTAAACTAGGTGATCTCTGGAAACTTTTTGTGTTGGTACTTACTGGGCTTTGAGATGATATAAAGGAGGTAGGTCTTAGGTGAAATTTGCACATAAAGATGCAATGTggcttttaagttttttaaaagtataaaaactacCTTTAATCCCACTATAGATTTTCCCTTGTGCTTTGTATGTGCACGTGTGATCGTATAGTTTACAGCCTTTTTCATTTAACTTGCATTTTATTAGCTTCCCCCTATTTTCAATGGCTAATATTCTAATCATTTCACTATTGTTGGAGAGTTTGCGGTTTTTACTTATTTGCAGCGAGCATATCCTACATCTATCTTTGAGTCACAATTTCTTTCCCAATAAATGTCTGGCAGTGGAACTGGATGAATGATGTAGCTTAAGTATTACAGAGAAGATATATTTTAGCGGGTAGTAATGGTCAAAGTTACTCATTTCTACATTACACagctgttttcccttgaacaagCTGACTACTTTTGCTCTCACTCTAATGGCTTCAAGTGCTAAAACACAACCTCTAGATTTTAGATGTTCCTCACTGGATTAGAAGCATCAAGAATAGATCCAATTTAAGGTGAACAGAATTAGTGTTTTGGTCCATACCCAAATATGCCATGTTCATTTTGGTATTTGTGTCTACATCTAGTTCCAGATGTtagtaaattcttttttagaGTGACAGGCATAATTTGCAAGAAAATCTCAGTGGCAAATTGTAAAAATCACTGCATTCTAGAAAAGACAGTTGGAGGGCAATAAATTATTGAATTCTGAAATAAAACTTCGGTTAGAATCCTATATGGCATATAATATGGTTATTGAGTATCgattaaaaagcattttaatcTTCCGAATTTACTATGTTTCTTTAGTAATGGAGATATGTTGttacttttcttcattcctttagGATTGTGTACATAAAGGAgattttttgttcctttcctttgGCTTGATATTTACATGGTGAGAGTATGATGGGGAGAATGATTGGAGGCAGAGTCATGGCCAGTTTTGAGATTATCTTACTTTGGGaagtattaattattaaaaataagatcaaGTTCACAAAATCCCAATTCTTTAATGAATAAACTTAATGCTCAGCAACTTTAAAAACAGCAGCTCACATTGGCCAAAGATTAAAAACAGTATAGAACAGAAACAGTGCTATCTTGACAAAGGGAAAGAGTAGGTCTGTGGCTTTCTCTTACAATTAATGGATTCGAGTGGTAATTTGGAAGTGAAGTGGTATTTGACACCAATGTGATAAAGACCTAGGAAAGACCAATGATGGGTGAGGTCCTTACTGTGTAATGTTCCATGGGCTTTCAAGTTAGTTGTTTCTATTTAAATAGAAGGACAGAGATAAAGAACGAGGTTACCCCCAAACAATCCcataaaagagattaaaaaaaatatatttaagaaggaaaaagagggaagggaagcttCCTGGGCATGACACCATTTGCAAGGTCACAACGAACACCCCAACGAAGGGCAGatcttttcttttcagttggCACCAAGTAATTGTTTGGAACATATATGTGCTGAGGTTTGGGCTGGGGTTCTGCTCGAGAAAGCATCTGCTCTCTGACACCCCAGCGTAACTCCTTTCTATGATCTTCACCAGGTAACCTCATTGAGTCCCAGTCTCGTTTATACTCAAAATATCGGGCTACCCGGTCTATCTTGCCTCGGTTTCTGTTCAGCTGGTCCAGCCTTGGGAGGATAAAGGACTTGGGTCGGCTGGCAACAATCAGGTCTTGTTCATAAGCCGGAGGGCCCATTTCTTCTCTTCGTAGATAGCAAATGAGCTGATCTTGGGAAATTCCTTGGTACTCATGTGGTAGATTAAGTTTTTGTGAAATGTCAGCTGGGGATTCCCTGTCTTCATGGAACTGTAGACTCATCAGCCTTTGTCTTAAGTCCCAGAGATCCATATCACTTTCTGTACCAGACTCTGATTCACTGATAATTGACTCATCCGTCACTAATACTTCCCCATCTGGTTTCTTTCGCAGCACCTTTCTCTTCATCACTGGCTTTCGGAGTCTTTGGGAGGCCTCGGAGACTGTTTCTGAAGTGGCATTACTTTCTACATGTGGGTACTGCAGGTGCATAGGAAAAGCAGGTCGCTTTCCTGGGGTTACTGAAGCTTTACTGTAGGGATCATACTGGATAGGCTGGCCATCTCTCCTGATATCTCCCTCACCCTGCCCTGCACAGATACGGGTAAAAGCTGTAGCGGCTGCCAACATTCGTTCTTCTGGATCCATATTGGCCCATTTTTGTCCGTCGGGTCCCGGGAGTTCCTCCATTGGTTCCCCTTCACTGTATGACCTTCTGCAAGGAAAAAATACCAATCAGATTTCTGTAATTCCCAGTTCTCAAATTGTTCATTCCCTTTTTGTGTACTATTTTATTgtagtcagatggagaaagaatgGGTAAGGCAATCATAAATGTaagagttataaaataaaatatagattatAGTACAGGGTAATATGATAGCAGTTTGTAGGAAGATTAACTCGGCTGCAGGGAATCCATCATCTGCTTTCATTTCCACTCTCTTCTTATT
Coding sequences within:
- the HYLS1 gene encoding hydrolethalus syndrome protein 1 isoform X1, which gives rise to MAEQRRSYSEGEPMEELPGPDGQKWANMDPEERMLAAATAFTRICAGQGEGDIRRDGQPIQYDPYSKASVTPGKRPAFPMHLQYPHVESNATSETVSEASQRLRKPVMKRKVLRKKPDGEVLVTDESIISESESGTESDMDLWDLRQRLMSLQFHEDRESPADISQKLNLPHEYQGISQDQLICYLRREEMGPPAYEQDLIVASRPKSFILPRLDQLNRNRGKIDRVARYFEYKRDWDSMRLPGEDHRKELRWGVREQMLSRAEPQPKPQHIYVPNNYLVPTEKKRSALRWGVRCDLANGVMPRKLPFPLFPS
- the HYLS1 gene encoding hydrolethalus syndrome protein 1 isoform X2, producing the protein MEELPGPDGQKWANMDPEERMLAAATAFTRICAGQGEGDIRRDGQPIQYDPYSKASVTPGKRPAFPMHLQYPHVESNATSETVSEASQRLRKPVMKRKVLRKKPDGEVLVTDESIISESESGTESDMDLWDLRQRLMSLQFHEDRESPADISQKLNLPHEYQGISQDQLICYLRREEMGPPAYEQDLIVASRPKSFILPRLDQLNRNRGKIDRVARYFEYKRDWDSMRLPGEDHRKELRWGVREQMLSRAEPQPKPQHIYVPNNYLVPTEKKRSALRWGVRCDLANGVMPRKLPFPLFPS